GGCGAGGACGAAGCCCGAACCCAGCTCATCAGCGCTGAGGCGGTGTTCACCAGGCTCGTGGAGCACGCGGTTGATGTAGTGGTCCTCGCTGACGAGCATGACGGACACATACCGCCCCGCTGTGTCGGGGATCGTGATCGTCGCACCCTCGGCGACGTCGATGATCGCGGCGCTGTAGAGCGTGTCCCGATTCATCCGGATGACGGTCTGCTGGTCGATGGGAGTCGGAATCCGATAGTGGTTCCACCGGTTCGCCCCTCCGGCGGCGGCGCTGATCGCGGCGAACATGCGCAACGTCTCGATGCGTGCGAAGTTCGCGTACGTGACGACGGGGGAGGTCTCAGTCATGGTCGTGCCTCTCAGGATGTGGCGTACGAGGCAATCGTCTCGCACAGCACGGATCGAGCGCATCATCCGAGGCACTCGCAGTTCTCCCTCGATCGAGAAAAAGGTGCCACGTGCGCCGCTTTGCGGCATTCTGGTGCCACACCGCACACGGAGGACGACATGGTCACACTGCAGATCGGCGCTCACCTCGACGCTCCCGGAAGGACGGCGGGGCTCTACGCCCGTCGGTTCAATCGACACACGTTCTGGTGCGGGCAGAGCGGCAGCGGCAAGACCTACGCGTTGGGTGTCGTCCTGGAGCAGCTGCTCCTTCACACGGAACTGCCCCTGCTGATCCTCGATCCGAACGCAGACTTCGTCCGGGTGCAGGAGACCCGTGAGACCGCCGGGCCGCAGGCCGCGGAAAGGATCGCCGAGCTCGACACCAGGGTCTTCCGGTCGGGACCTGGGCGGGACAGCCCCCTTCACGTCCGATACCTGGACCTGTCGCCTGCGACGAAGGCCGCCGTACTGCAGATGGATCCGATTCGCGATGCCGAGGAGTACAACGTCCTCCTGCACAGCGACGCGGACGCACGGGACTTCGAGGCTGCGGAACTCGTGAGAGGGTTTCGCGCGAGTGGCGACCCGGCGCGAGTGCGGCTGGCGAACCGCATGGAGAACCTGCAGGTGCTCGAATGGGACCTGTGGTCGCGAGGGACCAGCTCCGTCGTCGATGCCATCGACGAGCGTCCTCGCGCGACCGTTCTCGACCTCGGCGGTTTCGACCACCCCGCCGAGCCGAAGGTCGCAGCCCTCGCTGTCCTCGAGCATCTCTGGTCCCGGCGGGAGGAACGCCGCCCCATCCTCATCGTCATCGACGAAGCCCACAACCTCTGCTCGCCCGAACCGACGACCGAGGTGGAACGCGCCCTCACCGAGCAACTCGTCCAGATCGCCGCGGAGGGCCGGAAGTTCGGCCTGTGGCTGTTCCTGTCGACACAGCGGCCCACCAAGATCCATCCGAACGTGCTGTCACAGTGCGACAACCTTGGCCTGATGCGGGTGAACGCACCCCGAGACCTCGCCGAGCTGGCGGAGGTGTTCGGCTTCGCGCCGGACGAGGCGATCCGGCGAGCCAAGTCGTTCCAGCAGGGGCAGGCGCTGTTCGCCGGCGCTTTCGTCTCGGAGCCGACGTTCGTGCAGATGGGGGAGCGCCTCACTGAGGAGGCCGGAGGAGATGTGAAGGTGCCCCTGCGCCCTGCATGATGTTCGGCGGGAGCCTCGGGCGTGACACTCGCTCACCGTCCGGACCCTGCCCCCTGATGAGTCTCGCCCCATGCTCGCGGCTGCGCCGCACCGCGCACGGCACCCCCGTCAACCCCCTGCCCCGAATCACTCCACCGCCCTAGCGTCGAACCGACCGACCGACAGGCAGAGGAGATGCAGATGAGCGATCCGCAGAACACGCAGGGAACCCCGGGCGCCGACGAAGAGGCCGACACGGCCTCGGGTGGCGCTCCCGACGAGTCGTCGTCGAAGAGCACGGACGAGATCATCGAGGACGAGACGACCGACGAAGACGGCAAGCCCCTCGAGAACCCTTCGGGCGGCTGACTCCGCCGCGCAATCCTGAAACAGACGGCCCCTGATCGACGCACGCGTCGGTCAGGGGCCGTTCTGCGAGATCAAGGCTCGCTATGGTCGAGGAGTGGACTTCGAAACGCAGGTCGGCCTGCTCATGATCTTGAATATCACCCTCGCTGTGCTCGGCGTGATCGTCGGATTGCTCCTGACGTATCTCGTCATCCGCCAGGGTGTCTTCCACGGACTTCGCGCGCACACGCGCTGGATCGACAGCGGCAAGGACTACAAGAAGATTCGCTGACTCACGCCTGCCGCACGGTGAGCATGCGCCAGCCGTCCGGCACCAGCGCCTCGAGAGAGGTCATGTCGTCCGCCTCGATCTCGCGCACCCCGTCGACTCGCTTGAAGGTGCCCGTCGCCTCCATCTTGGCCTCGCCCTTGAGCATGCGCACGGGGGCCGACACGAGATCGAAGCCCGGCTGCTTATGCTGATCGAGCTCCACGAGCACCTCCGCGAGGGTGGTGCCGATGACCTCGGCGGTACTGGACTCGACAGGGCGGATCAGGGCGTAGAGCATGATCCCAGCCTAGGTCGCGGCTGGCGCGCGGCAGCCTCCCCGCTCCGCATCGCCCTCAACCGGCGGCCGCGTGGGCGCCGGTTGCGGCAGCAGCACTGGCAGACGCGGGGGCACTGGAAGCGGGGGTGATCGGCGGCAGGTGCGGGATGCGGATCGGCGCGGTCGAGCGGCTGGGCGGATTGTGGAACCGCTGCAGATCGCTCAGGACGTCTTCTGCAGACATGTACGAGCTCGCCAGCGGCAGGTTCCGCAGCCACAGCACGTCGACCTCGACGGCGTCGACCTGGTAGATGCAGGCCACCGTCTGACGCGCATCGTGCGCCTCGTACCGGCGGTCGAGGATCAGCCACTCGGTCTCCGTGACCTTGCGGAGCTCGAATCGGGGATCGGGCATCGCGGACATCTCAACACTCCAATCAGTCCGGACCAACATCGACTGACAGAGGAGGCACCGCGTCCTGACGGGATGATGTCCGTCCGGTCGACGGGCGTCCTCTGCCCGCCAGAGTTCATCTGGCGGGCGTCCTCTGCCCGCCAGAGTTCATCTGAATTATAGGAAATCCGGTATATCGGTTCAAGTGTCCCGGGCCGTTTCAGGCACGACTCTCGCGGGGCGCGCACCGAATGAAGGGGAAGATCGGTCCGGAGCGCAAGGGTCTGTGGTCGAATCCCTTCGCCGATCTAGTCTCCCTGTCGTGACGAGACAGCAGGAGCGCCCGGGCGCCGAACGGTGGGTGCCGGAGGACGCAGGCGTGGGCGACCTCCGCGCGGCGTCGGAATCATGCCGCGGTTGCGAGCTCTGGCAGGACGCGACGCAGGTCGTGTTCTCGGCCGGGCATCCCGGCGCACGGCTGATGCTGGTCGGAGAGCAGCCGGGCGAGCACGAGGACCGCGTCGGAGAGCCGTTCGTGGGCCCGGCGGGACAGGTGCTGGAGGATGCCCTGGATGCAGCGGGCATCGGCCGTCGCGACGTCTACCTCACCAACGCCGTGAAGCACTTCCGCTTCGAGCCGCGGGGTAAGCGACGGATCCACATGAAGCCGACCACTGCTCACGTCGTGGCGTGCCACCCCTGGCTGCAGGCCGAGGTCGAGGCGGTGCGGCCCCGGCTGATCGTGGCGATGGGTGCGACCGCCGCCAGGTCGGTGCTCGGACGTCCGGTCACGATCGGCGAGGAACGCGGCGTCCTGCTGGCACCGCAGGGGCTCGCCGTCGATCAGGCGCTGGTCACCGCGCATCCGTCGAGTCTGCTGCGGATGCGGGACGCCGATGAGCGCCGAGCGGCACGCCGGGCCTTCGTGGCCGACCTCCGCGCGGCCGCGGAACTCGCCGGCGTGAGTTGATCAGCCGCCGAAGCGCTGAGCGACCGCCGCGATCAGGGCCTCGGCATCGTGCGGGGCGTGGCCGCGTGCATCGTTGTCGAAGTACACGTACACGTCTCGCGGGCGGGCGTCGGTCGCCCCCGTCCCGTCGGCCCAGGAGGCGATGAGGTCTGCCCATTCGTCGAGCTCTGCGGCGGTGTACGCGCTGTGATAGAGCATCCGGGCACCGTGGAGTCGGATGTAGGCGAGGTCGCCGGTGAGGGCATCGAAGCGCGGCCAGCGGCCGGCGGTGTCTGCGGCGACGAGCGCGACGTCGTGCTGGCGCAGCATCCTCAGAGCGTCGGGATCGTCGAAGGTCGCCGATCGTGGCTCGAGCGCGTACTGCAACGGCGCATCCTGCTCGATCTCCGTCCAGGCGCGGCCTTCCAGGCGCTCGTCGTGGCGCTTCGCGAGCTGCTGCGCCTCGCCGGTGGTGCGGGGGAGGGAGCGGAGGAAGCTCTCCAGGACGACGGGGTCGAACTTCTGCCGCTCCGGCAGCTGCCACAGGATCGGTCCGAGCTGAGACCCGAGGGCGAGCAGGCCCGAGGCGAAGAAGTTGGCCAGAGCCTGCTCGACATCCCGCAGGCGCAGCATGTGGCTGACGTATCGGGAGCCCTTGACCGCGAAGCAGAAATCCTCCGGCACCTCCGCACGCCACCGCCGATAGCTCTCCGGCCGCTGCAGCGAGTAGAACGAGCCGTTGATCTCGAGGGTGGGGAAGTGGGTTCCGATGTGCTCGAGCTCCCGGCGCTGGGGGAGCCCTTGAGGGTAGAAGTCGCCCCGCCAACTGGCGTACCTCCACCCCGAGACGCCGATCCTGACGCGTCTCGACTGCGGTGTCGCGGCCATCGCTCATCCTCGTCCGGGGCTTCGCGGTCAAGCCCCTTCTCGGTGGTCGTCGATGTGGTGATCCTGGAGGTCCACATCGACGAAAGGCACTTCATGTCAATGGGCAACGAGTCGAACGATGATCTCCTCCCCGAGGCTGACGTGCAGGAACAGCAGCGTGCCGAGCAGGAGGACGTCCTCGATCCCGAGGTTCTGATCCGCGAGGGAGCGCCCGTCGACGAGAGCGAGGCCGACCTCGCGGACGTCGCCGATCAGCAGCGCGAGGTTCCCCTCGACGATGAGCGGCGAGACGACTGATCGTCCGCGGCTCGGATGCGAGGTCCGCATCGCGCAGCTCCATGGCCGGCTCCCTTCGTCGGGATCCGACGCTAGGGTCGCGAGAGCGCACACGGACCGGGGTTGACGAGTGTCGCTCGGCTTGGTAGCCGACAGGAGCCGAGCGCAGTGGCCGACAGGAACCAGCCGGGTTGGTTGCCC
This genomic interval from Microbacterium hydrocarbonoxydans contains the following:
- a CDS encoding ATP-binding protein; its protein translation is MVTLQIGAHLDAPGRTAGLYARRFNRHTFWCGQSGSGKTYALGVVLEQLLLHTELPLLILDPNADFVRVQETRETAGPQAAERIAELDTRVFRSGPGRDSPLHVRYLDLSPATKAAVLQMDPIRDAEEYNVLLHSDADARDFEAAELVRGFRASGDPARVRLANRMENLQVLEWDLWSRGTSSVVDAIDERPRATVLDLGGFDHPAEPKVAALAVLEHLWSRREERRPILIVIDEAHNLCSPEPTTEVERALTEQLVQIAAEGRKFGLWLFLSTQRPTKIHPNVLSQCDNLGLMRVNAPRDLAELAEVFGFAPDEAIRRAKSFQQGQALFAGAFVSEPTFVQMGERLTEEAGGDVKVPLRPA
- a CDS encoding UdgX family uracil-DNA binding protein (This protein belongs to the uracil DNA glycosylase superfamily, members of which act in excision repair of DNA. However, it belongs more specifically to UdgX branch, whose founding member was found to bind uracil in DNA (where it does not belong), without cleaving it, appears to promote DNA repair by a pathway involving RecA, rather than base excision.), producing the protein MTRQQERPGAERWVPEDAGVGDLRAASESCRGCELWQDATQVVFSAGHPGARLMLVGEQPGEHEDRVGEPFVGPAGQVLEDALDAAGIGRRDVYLTNAVKHFRFEPRGKRRIHMKPTTAHVVACHPWLQAEVEAVRPRLIVAMGATAARSVLGRPVTIGEERGVLLAPQGLAVDQALVTAHPSSLLRMRDADERRAARRAFVADLRAAAELAGVS
- a CDS encoding DUF72 domain-containing protein, with the protein product MAATPQSRRVRIGVSGWRYASWRGDFYPQGLPQRRELEHIGTHFPTLEINGSFYSLQRPESYRRWRAEVPEDFCFAVKGSRYVSHMLRLRDVEQALANFFASGLLALGSQLGPILWQLPERQKFDPVVLESFLRSLPRTTGEAQQLAKRHDERLEGRAWTEIEQDAPLQYALEPRSATFDDPDALRMLRQHDVALVAADTAGRWPRFDALTGDLAYIRLHGARMLYHSAYTAAELDEWADLIASWADGTGATDARPRDVYVYFDNDARGHAPHDAEALIAAVAQRFGG